In Candidatus Dormiibacterota bacterium, the sequence GGTCGGGGTGCAGCGCCGCGGCGGCGGCGAGCAGGGCCAGCCCCACGACGGCGCGGGGGAGCAGCCGGAGCAGCTCGGCGCGGCGCTGGGCGGGAGCGCCGGGGGTGGCCACGGCGGAGATCGCCGAGCCGGCGACGGCGCCGAGGGCGGAGAGCGCGAGCACTGCGGCGACGGTGCCGGCGAGGTCGCCGCCCGGGGCCTCGACGAGCGCCGCCAGCGCGGCGAGCAGGACGATCGAGAGCGCCCTCCCCAGCACCGTGGTCGGCACCGAGGCGGCCTCGCCGGCGCGCAGCGCCCCGCCGTCGAAGACGGCCGCCCCGAGGGCGGCGGTGACGCCGATCGCAGCCAGCAGCGGGGGGCCGGTCACCGAGCCGGCCAGCATGCCGGTGCCCCCGGCCACGACCAGCCCGGCCGCGAAGCCGCAGAGGCTGAGAAGCTCGAGCGCCCAGAGCCAGGAGCGCAGCCCGGCGAGCCGGCTGCCCGCGGACGCCCGCCGCCCCGGGTCGGCGGTGAGGACGGCGCCGCCGAGCAGCAGCAGGCCCGCCAGGGGCACGCCGAGGCCGAGCAGGAGCAGCCGGCCGCCGCGCTCGACCGGCCCGGGCGGGCCGCCGGCACCGGGGCCGGTGGCCGGGGCCGCGGCGGGACGCGGGGAGGCCACGGTGAAGCGGTAGTCGCCGGTCTCGTGATCGCCGTCGGCGACGGTCACCGACCAGCGCAGCAGCCAGGCGCCGGCGGGGAGCGCGGGGGGCTGCACCGCCAGGGTGCCGCCCGAGACCGTCGCCGGCCAGGGGGTGGGATGCGCGTCCGGTCCCACCAGGGCGGCCGAGCTGCGGGCCGGGTCGAGGGCCTCGGCGAAGCTCAGGACGATGCGGCCGGGCGGCGCCGGCGCCGAGGTGCCCGAGGGCGGGGTGGCGGTGACCAGGTGGACGTGGGCGGCGGCGGACACGGGGACGAGGGCGAGCCCGCAGGCGGCCACGGGGACCAGCCACCTGCGCCGCATCCGGTCCCTCCCCCGCTCCTGCCGGTGTCTTTGACACTCTATGTCACCCCCGGACACCCCGCAAGGCCGGCGACCGCGCCCGCCGGGTTCTCGCCGTCTCCCGACTCAACTCAGGGGCAGGGTGGCGCCGGGGCGAGCGGGCCGGTGCCCTCCACGGACACGCGCAGCCGGGCGTCGAGGGGGGGCTGGAACCGGCGGTGGCCGGGGGCGAGCACCTCGACGCGGATCTCGTGGTCACCGGTCGCGGCCACGACGCCGAGCGGTGACCGCGGGGTCTCCAGCACCTGCCGGCCGTCGAGGAACACCGTGAGCAGGTCGCCGGCGCCGGGAACGGAGGCCGGCGAGCCGTCGGGCATGCGCCCGCAGACGGTCACCGTGACCGGGCTGGTGAGCGGCCGCGCCGGGGGCACCGCGACCGCGAGGGTGTAGCCCGGGGGCGCCGGCAGGGTGGGGCTGAGCGCGAGCGCGGCGACGGTGCCGCCCAGCCCCAGCGCCGCCGCGATCGCCAGCACCCCGCGGCCGCGGCGCGAGATCGCGAGGGCGAGGGCGCCGCCGTACATCACCGCGGCGGCGAGCCAGGGCGCCCAGGCGGGCAGCGCCGAGGGCGCGATGACGTGACCGGATGGCGGCTGCACGATGGCGGGGTATTTTGCCGGGCATGGCTCGCCGGCGGCGGCCGCGACTGGTGGAGCGCCGCCAGGTCGGCGCCGCACCGGCCACGGCCCCTTCCCACCCGCCCCGGCCACCGCCGCCTCGACCCCCGCGGCGGTGACGGGAACGTCATCGCGGCGTCGTCGAGGTGCGATCGACCTCTCAGGGACCTGCAAGAAACTGCCGCGACAGTCGTTCCCACGTCGATCGGACGGAGGAGATGCGGGTGATGTCGTCAGGCGGCCGGAGGCGCAGGGTGATCGCCGGCGCCCTCGCATCCGCGTGCATGGTCGCCGGGGCGCTCACCCAGGTGGCGAGCGCCCACGGCAGCGGAGCGGCGGTGCCCCGGACGGCCACCGCCCCGGCCGCGGTGCCGGCGGTGCTGCCCGCGGTCGCCGCCCGCGACTGCGGCCCGGTCACCACCACCCCGCCGCCGCCCCCGACCTCGCTCCCCGGCCACGTCGAGACCCTCTCGGTGGGCGGCCACACCGTCTACGTCGACGTGCCCGGAGCCTACCCGGCGCTCCCCGCCACCCGGTTCCCGGTCGTCTATTTCCTGCACGGCTCGCCGGGCGCGGCGGCGGACTGGCTGGGCGCGGGCTCGAGCCTGCCGAGCA encodes:
- a CDS encoding copper resistance CopC family protein codes for the protein MRRRWLVPVAACGLALVPVSAAAHVHLVTATPPSGTSAPAPPGRIVLSFAEALDPARSSAALVGPDAHPTPWPATVSGGTLAVQPPALPAGAWLLRWSVTVADGDHETGDYRFTVASPRPAAAPATGPGAGGPPGPVERGGRLLLLGLGVPLAGLLLLGGAVLTADPGRRASAGSRLAGLRSWLWALELLSLCGFAAGLVVAGGTGMLAGSVTGPPLLAAIGVTAALGAAVFDGGALRAGEAASVPTTVLGRALSIVLLAALAALVEAPGGDLAGTVAAVLALSALGAVAGSAISAVATPGAPAQRRAELLRLLPRAVVGLALLAAAAALHPDPMTAGAAVAGGIAAALLLLRGGAGTGLLGRPTRPAPALLAVTLAGAVAPRFERGRAPAAPPEPPRSAGHPLPAGTPLHRRLSGHFVDLSRLLETLGWSAFTGYVRIEDGAVLGVLVLVDGVVAAARLEGEESATGPDAVRLLGRGVARGRALLDVVGLEAETARAVVDLLSAPTLFSGLRARMVNLEGILEDLCECGRDGTVVVSSADDTGVILVRGGGVHGAYTRRLPRLHETPAVVTAIAGDEAALVEVRVAPRRPEEVEAEAEVEVAAVPVASVADEDGGPLWDRYHEAGRRRV